In Vidua macroura isolate BioBank_ID:100142 chromosome 7, ASM2450914v1, whole genome shotgun sequence, a single genomic region encodes these proteins:
- the MSTN gene encoding growth/differentiation factor 8 has translation MQKLVLYASIYLFMLISVDPVALDDSSQPTENAEKDGLCNACTWRQNTKSSRIEAIKIQILSKLRLEQAPNISRDVIKQLLPKAPPLQELIDQYDVQRDDSSDGSLEDDDYHATTETIITMPTESDFLVQMEGKPKCCFFKFSSKIQYNKVVKAQLWIYLRQVQKPTTVFVQILRLIKPMKDGTRYTGIRSLKLDMNPGTGIWQSIDVKTVLQNWLKQPESNLGIEIKAFDENGRNLAVTFPGPGEDGLNPFLEVRVTDTPKRSRRDFGLDCDEHSTESRCCRYPLTVDFEAFGWDWIIAPKRYKANYCSGECEFVFLQKYPHTHLVHQANPRGSAGPCCTPTKMSPINMLYFNGKEQIIYGKIPAMVVDRCGCS, from the exons ATGCAAAAGCTAGTGCTCTATGCTTCTATTTACCTGTTCATGCTGATTTCAGTTGATCCGGTGGCTCTTGATGACAGTAGCCAGCCCACAGAGAACGCTGAAAAGGACGGACTGTGCAATGCTTGTACATGGAGACAGAATACAAAATCTTCCAGAATAGAAGCCATAAAAATTCAGATCCTCAGCAAACTGCGTCTGGAACAAGCTCCTAACATTAGCAGGGATGTTATTAAGCAACTTTTACCCAAGGCTCCTCCACTGCAGGAACTGATTGATCAGTATGATGTGCAGAGAGATGACAGTAGCGATGGCTCTTTGGAAGATGATGACTATCATGCCACCACCGAAACGATTATCACAATGCCTACAGAGT CTGATTTTCTTGTACAAATGGAGGGGAAACCAAAATGTTGCTTCTTTAAGTTTAGCTCTAAAATACAATATAACAAAGTAGTAAAAGCACAATTGTGGATATACTTGAGGCAAGTCCAAAAACCTACAACGGTGTTTGTGCAGATCCTGAGACTTATTAAGCCCATGAAAGATGGTACAAGATATACTGGAATTCGATCTTTGAAACTTGACATGAACCCAGGCACCGGTATTTGGCAGAGTATTGATGTGAAGACAGTGTTGCAAAATTGGCTCAAACAGCCTGAATCCAATTTAGGCATCGAAATAAAAGCTTTTGATGAGAACGGACGGAATCTTGCTGTAACTTTCCCAGGACCGGGAGAAGATGGATTG AACCCATTTTTAGAGGTCAGAGTTACAGACACACCAAAACGGTCCCGCAGAGATTTCGGTCTCGACTGTGACGAGCACTCGACAGAATCCCGATGTTGCCGCTACCCGCTGACAGTGGATTTTGAAGCATTCGGGTGGGATTGGATTATCGCTCCTAAAAGATACAAAGCGAATTATTGCTCCGGAGAATGTGAATTTGTGTTTTTACAAAAGTACCCGCACACCCACCTGGTGCACCAAGCCAACCCCAGAGGCTCGGCAGGCCCTTGCTGCACGCCCACCAAGATGTCCCCCATCAATATGCTGTACTTCAACGGCAAAGAACAAATCATCTATGGCAAGATACCAGCCATGGTTGTAGATCGCTGCGGGTGCTCATGA